From the genome of Streptomyces sp. V2I9:
GCCGCGCCGCACTCCAGCGGGAAGTCCACACCGGCCGGGTCCGGGGCGGGCGCGGCGGCACCGTGCGGCGTGGTGGTCCGCTGCTCGGAGGCCGTGGCGGTCGCGGTGGCCGTGCGGGGCTGGAGCAGTCCGGCCAGCGCGACGACCCCCGCCATCGCCGCGGCCGTGGCGAGCCAGTGCACCGGCTTGGCGGCGGTGTGGGCGAGGTCCGGGAGCGCGGGTGTCTGCACGCGGTACGTCTCCTGATGGTTCCTGGGAGCCCGCTGGGGGGAGCACCCCCGAGGGGTTGCCGGAATCGTGCCACACCTCACACGCGGGCGGAACGGCGGGGTCCACGGAAAAAGCGCCGCCGCGCGGTCCCCGGTCGGTCGGGGAACCGCACGGCGGCGCCGGTGCGTTGTGCGGGTCAGGCTCCGGCGGTGGCGGCGCCACCCCGGCTGTTGGGTCCGTCGTAGTCCTCGCCGTAGGCGCCCTTGGAGGGGCGGCGGCGGCGCTGCGGCGGCTCGACGCCGTCCGCGAGACGCCGCGCGGTGACCAGGAAACCGGTGTGGCCGATCATCCGGTGGTCGGGACGGACCGCGAGGCCCTCCACGTGCCAGTTGCGGATCATCGACTCCCAGGGCTGCGGTTCGGCGAAGCAGCCGATCTCGCGGATGGACTCGACGGTGCGCGAGAGCTGGGTGGTGGTGGCCACGTAGGCGCAGAGGATGCCGCCGGGCACCAGGGCCTTGGAGACGGCCTCCAGGCACTCCCAGGGGGCGAGCATGTCCAGCACGACGCGGTCGACGTCGGTGTCGGAGAGGTTGTCCTGGAGGTCTCCGACGGTCAGCTGCCAGGCCGGGTGCGGGGAGCCGAAGTAGCGCTCGACGTTCTGCTGGGCGATCTCGGCGAAGTCCTCGCGGCGCTCGTAGGAGTGCAGCATGCCCTGCTCACCGATGGCGCGCAGCAGGAAGGTGCTGAGCGAGCCGGAGCCGACCCCGGCCTCCACGACGCGCGCGCCGGGGAAGATGTCGGCGAAGGCCAGGATCTGGCCCGCGTCCTTGGGGTAGACCACGGCGGCGCCGCGGGGCATGGAGAGGACGTAGTCGGGGAGCAGGGGGCGCAGCGCGAGGTAGGCGACGTTTCCCGTGGTGCGGACAACACTGCCCTCGGGCGCACCGATCAGCTCGTCGTGCGGGAAAGAACCCTTGTGGGTGTGGAAGTTCTTTCCGGCTTCGAGCGTGAAGGTGTAGTGGCGGCCCTTGGGGTCGGTGAGCTGTACCTGGTCCCCGACCTTGAAGGGCCCACGTCGGCGGGCGGCACCGGTCGGTTCAGACATGTGACCAGCCTACCGGTGATTCCGGGGCCTCCCGCCGCCCCTCCCGCGGGTGCCGGGGGGCTCAGGAGCCAGGTCGGGCCATGGCCTTGACGAAGGCGCGCTCCACATCGGCGGTGGAGAGGACGCCGTAGATCTCGCCGGTCTCCTCGACGACCAGGTACTCGGTGGCGGGGGTGGCCTTGAGCCGGTCCAGGAGGGCCTCGCCGGCCAGCTCCGCGGGGACCCGCATGCCGTCGGTGAGGTCCTGGGCGAGGCCGCTGACGGCGACCCAGGGCCGGCGGTGCTCGGGGACGCCGACGATGGCGGCCTCGCGGACGAGGCCCTTGGGGTTGCCCTGTCCGTCGACCACGACCAGGGCGCGGGCGCCCGCCTCGTTGGCCCGGCGCAGCGCTTCGGAGAGCGGGGTGGCGGACTCGACGGGAACGGCGCGGCGGGTCAGGGTGCGGGCCCGGAGGTCGGGCAGGTGTTCGCGGAGGCGGGCCACGCGCAGGCTGTTCCCCGCGCCGGTCCAGATGATGCCGGCGAGGATCGCGGCGAGCAGCGCGTCCATGACGGTCTCGACCCCGCCGATGTCCTGGGAGTCGCCGCCGAGCGTTCCGGTGTGGGTGAGCAGCGGCAGTCCGACCAGGACGACGACGGCGAGGCCGCGGCCGACCCAGGCGGCGGCGACGGTGCCGCTCATGGGCTTGCCGGTGATCTTCCAGACGACGGCGCGGAGCATCCGGCCGCCGTCCAGGGGGAGGCCGGGCAGCAGGTTGAAGGCGGCCACGATGAGGTTGGAGATCATCAGGCCGGCCAGCAGGACGCCGGGGACGGTGCCGGGCTCGACGAGCTGCATCGCACCGTAGAAGACGCCGCCGAGGACCAGGGACAGGAGCGGTCCGACGAAGGCGAGGACGAACTCGCGGCCGGGGGTCTCGGTCTCCTTCTCGATCTCCGAGACGCCGCCGAAGAACTGGAGCTGGATGCGGCGGACCGGGAGTTTGTAGCGCAGCGCGGCCACCGTGTGGGCCAGTTCGTGGACGAGCACGGAGGCGTAGAAGGCGATGGCGAAGAACAGGGCGACCAGATAGCGGGCGCCGCCCAGCTCGGGCAGGACGCGGTCGAGCTGGCCGCCGAATACCCAGGTGATCAGCGCGGCGACGACGAACCAGCTGGGGGCGACGTAGACGGGCACGCCGAAGGGGCGGCCCATGAGCAGGCCGCCACCGGGGTCCGCGGGGCGTTTCGGCTTGCCGGGGCCGGCACCGGGGCCGGTGCCCCCTGAGCCGGGCTGCGGCCGCCCGCTGTCGCCGCTGTCGTCCACGGGTTCCCTTCGGTCGGGTGTGTGGCCTGTGCCACGATCATGCACGTGCGAGGGTCTGCCGTCGATGGTATGCCGCTCGCTGTCGGTGGCGGGCCGTAGGGTCGTGAGACATGACCTCCGTGCCGCGTCCACCCCAGCCGCCCACGTCGCTGTCGCCGTCGCGGGCGAGCGATTTCATGCAGTGCCCCTTGCTCTACCGCTTCCGGGTGATCGACAGACTGCCGGAGAAGCCCAGCGAGGCGGCTACCCGCGGCACGCTGGTCCATGCAGTGCTGGAGCGGCTCTTCGACGCCCCGGCGGCCGACCGTACGGCGCCGCGGGCGCGGGCACTGGTCCCCGGCCAGTGGGACCGGCTGCTGGAGTCGAAGCCGGAGCTGGGCGAGTTGTTCGACGGGGATGCCGGGGGCGAGCGGCTGACGCGCTGGCTGGGCGAGGCGGAGCGGCTGGTGGAGCGGTGGTTCTCGCTGGAGGACCCGACGCGGCTGGAGCCGGCGGAGCGCGAGATGTTCGTCGAGACGGAGCTGGAGTCGGGGCTGCGGCTGCGCGGGGTGATCGACCGGGTGGACGTCGCGCCGAGCGGCGAGGTCCGGATCGTCGACTACAAGACGGGGAAGGCGCCGCGGCCGGAGTACGCCGAGGGGCCGCTGTTCCAGATGACGTTCTACGCGCTGGTGATCTGGCGGCTCAAGGGCGTGGTGCCGCGCCGGCTCCAGCTGGTCTATCTGGGCAGCGGCGACGTGCTGACGTACGACCCGGTGATGGCGGATCTGGAGCGGGTGGAGCGCAAGCTGCTGGCGTTGTGGGACGCGATCGCGCTGGCGACGGAGACCGGTGACTGGCGGCCCCGGCCGACGAAGCTGTGCGGGTGGTGCGACCACCGGGCGGTGTGTCCGGAGTTCGGCGGGACTCCCCCGGTCTACCCGCTGTCCGTCCGCCCGGCGGACGCGGACGAGGGCGACCAGGGCAGAATGGGACCGGTCCGGGCCGAGGCCGGCCGAGCCGTGGCCCTTGAGGGCCCTTAAGGAGTTCCTGTGGCGATCCGCGTCCTTCTGGTCGACGACCAGCCTCTGCTGCGCACCGGTTTCCGGATGATCCTGGAGGCGGAAGGCGATCTGGCGGTGGTGGGCGAGGCCGGTGACGGTCTCCAGGCCATCGACCAGGTGCGGGCGCTGCAGCCCGATGTGGTGCTGATGGACATCCGGATGCCGCGTATGGACGGGGTGGAGGCGACCCGTCAGATCACCGGCCCCGGTAAGGACGGCCCGGCGAAGGTGCTGGTGCTGACCACCTTCGATCTCGACGAGTACGTGGTGGAGGCGCTGCGCGCCGGCGCCAGCGGCTTCCTGCTCAAGGATGCTCCGGCGGCCGAACTGGTTCAGGCGATCCGGGTGGTGGCGGCGGGCGAGGCGATGCTCGCGCCGAGCATCACGCGCCGCCTGCTCGACAAGTACGCGGACCATCTGCCGTCCGGCGAGGAGCCGGTCCCGGACGCCCTGCACACGCTGACGGACCGCGAGCTCGAGGTGCTGAAGCTGGTGGCGCGGGGCCTGTCCAACGCGGAGATCGCGGCGGACCTGTTCGTCAGCGAGACGACGGTCAAGACCCATGTGGGCCACGTGCTCACGAAGCTGGGTCTGCGCGACCGGGTGCAGGCCGCGGTGTACGCGTACGAGAGCGGGCTGGTGCGCCCCGGCGCGCAGTAGCCGCCCCCGCGCCCGGTGAAGCCGTCCGGCCCGTCGTTCCCCTCCCGTGGGGGCGGCGGGCCGGACGGCGTTGCGGCACTCAGGCGTTGGGCCGGTTGAGTTCCCAGAGCTGCAGTTCGGAGGTGGCGCTGACGGACCGCTCGACCCCGGCGATCCCGTCGCGGGAGGCCACGTACTGCTTGCCCTGCCAGATCGGGAGCACCGGTACGTCGTCGGCGACGATGTCCTGGAGCTTCTCGTAGGTGTCCGCGGCGGCGGCGCGGTCGGCCGTCCGGCGGGACTGCGGGATGAGCACCTTCTCCGCCTCGCGCGACCGGTAGGGCGAGTTGAGGAAGTTGTCGGTGTCCAGGAAGGGCGCGGTGTAGTTGTCCGGGTCCGGGAAGTCGGGGAACCAGCCCATCCCGTAGGCCGCGTAGTCGCCGCGCTTCTGCTCGGGGCGGTACGTCGACCACTTCTCGCCCCCGGACGGAGACCTTGAAGAGGCCCGAGGCGTTCAGCTGCTGCTGGATCGCCCGGAACTCCTCGGCGGTGGCCGGGCCGTAGTGGTCACTGGTGTAGTGCAGGGTGAACTTCACCGGCGTCCTGACCCCGGCGTCGTCGAGGATCTTGGCGGCCTTGGCGGTGCTGGGCTCGCCGTACTTGTTGAAGAAGGCGTTGGTGTGCCCGGCGATGCTGGACGGGATCAGCGAGTAGAGCGGCTCGGCGGTGGTGCCGTAGACCTTCTCCGCGATCCGGCCCCGGTCGATGACCTGCGCCATGGCCTGCCGCACCGGCTTGGTGACCACCGGGTCCTTGGTGTTGAAGCCGAGGTAGCTGATGGCGAGGCCGGGCAGTTCGGTGAGATCCACACCTTCCTCCGGCGCCACGAGCATGGCGTGGGCCTGCTCGGGCGACATGGCCCGCGTCATGAGGTGGATCTTCTTCTCGTCGAGCGCCTTGCCCATGGCTCCGGCATCGGGGAAGAGGTCCATCTCGACCTTGTCGTTGAGCACCTTCAACTCGCCCTTGTACGAAGGGTTCCTGGCGAATTCGATCTTGACGACGCGGCCGTCCTCGATCTCCGGCTTCATGGTGTACGGGCCGGAACCGTTCACCTGGAAGCCGGTGCGGGCCGCCTTCGCCGGGTACTGCGCCTTCGGGACGATGCCGGCGGCCGGGGTGGCGAGCTTGTACGGGAAGGTCGCGTCGGGCGTGTCCAGGTGGAAGATCACCTGGTCCTCGCCCTTGGTCTCGATCATGTCGATGTTGGCGAGCAGGCCGACGGGCCCGCTTTCCGCGCCGATGTCGATGACGCGCTGGATGGAGTGCTTCACGTCCTCGGCGGTGACGGGCGTCCCGTCGGCGAACGTGAGGCCCGACCGCAGGGTGCAGCGGTAGCGCTCGTTCGCGGTGTCGGTGAAGGAGCAGCTGCGGGCGGCCTCGGGCACCGGCTCGCCGCCGCCGCCGGGCACGGTGGTGAGGGTCTGCACGGTCTGCCGCAGGACGTTCCAGACGCCCGCCTCGTAGCCGATGGCCGGGTCGAGCGGCGCGGGGTTCTCCCGCGAGGCGACGAGCTGGTCCGTGGTGCCGACGACGATGGCGCCCTTGCCATCGGCGCCACCGTCCGTGCCGCCGCAGGCGGCGAGCACGGGGGCGAGCAGGCCGACGACGGCCGGCAGCACCAGGGTCTTGCGGTTCATCTGGACGTTCTCCCTCATCCCGGCAGGTGAGGGATCAACGCTAGTAGCCGTGGCTCCACGCCCCGGACCGTCCGGCGGACGGCTCGCGCCGCCCCGGCCGCCCACCGGGAGATCATATGATCACGATGTCGGACAGATCATCCGATCTCGGTGGCCCGCCAGGCGGTTTCGCGTGAGGAAGGTCACCGTTCCCCCCTCTTCACAGAGGCACCCCTCAGGTGATCCACATCCACGGAACGTTGCCGGAACGCACACGGACCGGGCAGAACGTCCGCTGTTCGTTCACATGTGCGCGCGGTGTGCCCCTCAGCCCGTTCCGGTGATGAGCTTGCGCAGGAAGGCCAGATCCACGTCTTCGAGGGAGCCGACCACGACGCGCCCGACGTTCGGGGCGATGGGGGCGACGGACGGCACCGCGACGACCCGGCACCCGGCGGCCTCGGCGGCGGCCACCCCGGTCGCGGTGTCCTCGATGACGGCGCAGCGCCAGGGGTCGGCGCCGAAACCCGCGGCGGCGGTGAGGTAGGGCTCGGGGTGGGGCTTGGTCCGGGTCACCTCGTCGCCGGCGACCGTGAGCGCGAAGTGGTGGTGACCCACCGAGTCCAGCACCCGGTCGATGATCCGGCGGTGGGAGGCGGAGACCAGCGCGGTGGGCACCTCGTGGACGGCCAGTTCGGCCAGCAGCCGCTCGGCCCCCGGCATCAGCGGCACGCCCCGGCTGATGCGGCTCTCGAACCCGTCGTTGAGCAGCACGGTCAGCTCGTCCAGCCGGATGTCGGCGCCGGTGGCGTCGATGAGGTAGCCGGCGCTGCGGGTCATCGGGCCGCCGACGACCACGTCCCGCCAGGACTCCTCCAGCCGGTGCCCGAGGCCGGCGAAGACCTCCTTCTCCACGTCCCACCAGAAGCCCTCGGTATCGACCAGGGTTCCGTCCATGTCGAGAAGGACCGCCTGCAGAGCGGCTCCTTCGGCCGTGCGGGTCAAGGACGCGGGAACCGTACTGGTCATCCGGCACACCTTCCGTCGGGGGGCGAGAAGGCCGGCCGCCGTTCCCACGGGTGGGAGGGCGACCGGCCTGCACTGGACCGACCAGTGTACGACGTGTCGGGTCGCGGTGCGCGAAGGACGCGGGACCGCGGCGTGAACGCGGGGCTAGCGGGCGTTGAAGTACTTCGCCTCGGGGTGGTGGATGACGAGGGCGTCGGTGGACTGCTCCGGGTGGAGCTGGAACTCCTCGGAGAGGTGCACCCCGATCCGCTCCGGCTGGAGCAGGTCGGCGATCTTCGCCCGGTCCTCCAGGTCCGGGCACGCCCCGTAGCCGAGCGAGAACCGCGCGCCCCGGTACTTCAGCGCGAACATGTCCTCGACCTCCGCCGGGTCCTCCCCCGCGAAGCCCAGCTCGGCCCGGACGCGGGCGTGCCAGTACTCGGCCAGGGCCTCGGCGAGCTGGACGGAGAGGCCGTGCAGCTCCAGGTAGTCGCGGTAGGAGTCGGCGGCGAACAGTTCGGCGGTGGCCTCGCCGATCCGGGAGCCGACGGTGACGATCTGGAGGCCGACGACGTCCGTCTCCCCGGACTCCTCGGGGCGGAAGAAGTCCGCCAGACAGAGGCGGCGGCCGCGGCGCTGGCGCGGGAAGGTGAAGCGCGTGCGCTCGGATCCGTCCTCGTGGAGGAGGATCAGGTCCTCGCCCTTGGACACGCAGGGGAAGTAGCCGTAGACGACGGCCGCCTCCAGGAGGTTGTTGGACTGGAGGTGGTCGAGCCAGCCCCGCAGACGCGGGCGCCCCTCGGTCTCCACCAGCTCCTCGTACGTCGGCCCGTCGCCGGTCCTGGCCTGCTTGAGCCCCCACTGGCCCTTGAACAGGGCGCCTTCGTCGAGCCAGGAGGCGTACTCCTTGAGCGGGATGCCCTTGATGACTCGGGTGCCCCGGAACGGCGGCTCGGGGACGGGGTTGGTGGTGGAGACGTCCGAGCGCACCGAGCCCTCGGGCTCCTGGACCTCCGGCACCGCCGCGTCGGTGTTCTTCCTGGGGACCCGGCGCTGCTTCAGCTCGGGCAGAGCCGCGCCCGGCACCCCGCGCTTGACGCCGATGAGCGCGTCCATGAGGCGCAGGCCCTCGAAGGCGTCGCGGGCGTAGCGGACCTCGCCCTCGTAGATCTCGTGGAGGTCCTGCTCGACGTAGGCCCTGGTCAGCGCGGCGCCGCCGAGAATGACCGGGAAGTCGGCGGCCATCTTGCGCTGGTTCAGCTCCTCCAGGTTCTCCTTCATGATCACGGTGGACTTCACCAGGAGACCGGACATGCCGATGACGTCGGCGCGGTGTTCCTCGGCGGCTTCCAGGATCGCGGAGACGGGCTGCTTGATACCCAGGTTGACGACGTTGTAGCCGTTGTTGGAGAGGATGATGTCGACGAGGTTCTTGCCGATGTCGTGGACGTCGCCGCGGACGGTGGCCAGCACGATGGTGCCCTTGCCCTCGTCGTCGGACTTCTCCATGTGCGGCTCCAGGTGGGCCACCGCGCTCTTCATGACCTCGGCGGACTGGAGGACGAAGGGCAGCTGCATCTGGCCGGAGCCGAACAGCTCGCCGACCACCTTCATGCCTTCCAGCAGCGTGTTGTTGACGATGTCGAGGGCGGGGGTGTCCTGGAGGGCCTCGTCGAGGTCGGCCTCCAGGCCGTTCTTCTCGCCGTCGATGATGCGGCGCTGGAGCCGCTCGTCCAGCGGGAGGGCCATCAGCTCCTCGGCCTTGCCCGCCTTCATCGACTTCATGTTGACGCCCTCGAACAGCTCCATGAGCTTCTGGAGGGGGTCGTAGCCCTCGGCGCGGCGGTCGTAGATCAGGTCGAGGGCGACCTTGACCTGCTCCTCCTCCAGCCGGGCGATCGGCAGGATCTTCGAGGCGTGCACGATCGCCGAGTCCAGACCGGCCTTGACGCACTCGTCGAGGAAGACGGAGTTCAGCACCACGCGCGCGGCCGGGTTGAGGCCGAAGGAGATGTTCGAGAGGCCGAGGGTGGTCTGGACGTGGGGGCGGCGCTTCTTCAGCTCGCGGATGGCCCCGATGGTGGCGATGCCGTCGCCGCGGGACTCCTCCTGACCGGTGCAGATGGTAAAGGTCAGGGTGTCGATGAGGATGTCGGACTCGCGGATGCCCCAGTTGGTGGTGAGGTCGTCGATGAGCCGCTCGGCGATGGCGACCTTGTGCTCGACGGTGCGGGCCTGGCCCTCCTCGTCGATCGTCAGGGCGATCAGCGCGGCGCCGTGCTCGGCGGCCAGGGCGCTGACCCGGGCGAAGCGGGAGTCGGGGCCGTCGCCGTCCTCGTAGTTGACCGAGTTGAGCACGGCACGGCCGCCGAGCTTCTCCAGGCCGGCGCGCAGAACGGGCAGTTCGGTGGAGTCCAGCACGATCGGCAGGGTGGAGGCGGTGGCGAAGCGGCCGGCCAGCTCGGTCATGTCGGCGACGCCGTCGCGGCCCACGTAGTCGACGCAGAGGTCGAGCATGTGCGCGCCCTCGCGGATCTGGTCGCGGGCCATCTCCACGCAGTCGTCCCACCGGGCCTCCAGCATGGCCTCGCGGAACTTCTTCGAGCCGTTGGCGTTGGTGCGCTCCCCGATCGCCAGGTAGGCGGTGTCCTGACGGAAGGGGACGTGCTGGTAGAGGGAGGCGGCGCCGGGTTCGGGACGCGGGTCGCGCTCGGTCGGCGACAGCGCGCGGGCCCGCTCGACGACGGCCCGCAGGTGCTCGGGGGTCGTACCGCAGCAGCCGCCGATGAGGGAGAGGCCGTAGTCCCGGACGAAGTGCTCCTGGGCGTCGGCCAGCCCCTCGGGGCCGAGCGGGAAGTGCGCGCCGTCCTTGGTGAGGACCGGCAGGCCGGCGTTGGGCATGCACATCAGGGGCGTACGGGAGTGGCGGGCGAGGTAGCGCAGGTGCTCGCTCATCTCGTCCGGGCCGGTCGAGCAGTTCAGCCCGATCAGGTCGATGCCCAGGGGCTCCAGGGCGGTCAGGGCCGCGCCGATCTCGGAGCCCAGCAGCATGACGCCGGTCGTCTCGAAGGCGAGGGAGCAGATCAGGGGCACCTGGACGCCGAGGGCGTCCATCGCCCGGCGTGCGCCGATGATGCTGGACTTGGTCTGGAGCAGGTCCTGGGTGGTCTCGACGATCAGCGCGTCGGAGCCGCCGGCGAGGAGGCCCTCGGCGTTCCGCTGGTAGCCGTCGCGCAGGACGTCGTAGGTGATGTGGCCGAGCGAGGGCAGCTTGGTGCCGGGACCGATCGAGCCGAGGACCCAGCGCTGCCGCCCGTCCTCGGCGGTGAACTCGTCCGCGACCTCGCGGGCGATCCGGGCGCCGGACTCGGAGAGCTCGTGGATGCGGTGGGCGATCTCGTACTCGTTGGCGGCGGAGTGGTTCGCGCCGAAGGTGTTGGTCTCGACGCAGTCGACGCCGACCGCGAAGTACTCCTCGTGGACCGAGCGCACGATGTCGGGCCGGGTGATGTTGAGGATCTCGTTGCAGCCTTCGAGGTTCTCGAAGTCCTCCAGCGTGGGGTCCTGTGCCTGGAGCATGGTGCCCATCGCCCCGTCGGCCACCACCACGCGGGTGGCGAGTGCATCTCGGAGCGCGTCTGCGCGGGTCCGGCTGTCGGCGGCGGATGTCGGCAACGAGGCCATGGATGATCTCCCGGGGATGCGACGGCTGTCGGCTTTGCGCCCTTCTCGGGGAAGGCGCACGCCGCCAGCCTAGCCGGATCGCCTCCGGGCCCGTCGATGCGTCCGAACGGCGGACTGCATGCTGTGCGGGGTGCGGCGGGTGCGCTCCGGTGGCGGAGACTTTCCCCCGGAGTCCGGCGCAGGTCGGCATCGACCGATAGTGTTCAGCATTGTCGAACCGAGGTGGAGGAGTACGGCGCGATGGCCAAGAACATCCAGTCGCTGGAGCGGGCGGCCGCGATGCTGCGTCTGCTGGCGGGCGGCGAGCGCCGGCTCGGGCTCTCCGACATCGCCTCCTCGCTGGGGCTGGCCAAGGGCACCGCGCACGGCATCCTGCGCACCCTCCAGCTGGAGGGGTTCGTGGAGCAGGACGCGGCCTCGGGCCGTTACCAGCTGGGCGCGGAGCTGCTGCGGCTGGGCAACAGCTATCTGGACGTCCACGAGCTGCGGGCGCGCGCCCTGGTCTGGACCGACGACCTGGCCCGCTCCAGCGGTGAGAGCGTCCACCTCGGGGTGCTGCACCAGCACGGCGTGCTGATCGTCCACCACGTCTTCCGGCCCGACGACAGCCGCCAGGTGCTGGAGGTCGGGGCGATGCAGCCGCTGCACTCCACGGCGCTGGGCAAGGTGCTGTCCGCGTACGACCCGGTGGCCCACAGCGAGGTCATGGAGGCGGAGCGCCGCTCCTTCACCGGGCGCACCGTCACCGCCGCCGACGATTTCGAGACGATGCTCGACCTGGTCCGCGCGCAGGGCTGGGCGGCCGACGCCGAGGAGACCTGGGAGGGCGTCGCGGCCGTGGCCGCCCCGGTGCACGACCGGCGGAGGATGCCGGTCGGGGCGGTCGCCGTGACCGGCGCGGTGGAGCGGGTGGCTCCGGCCGGGGTGCTGCGGCCCGAGCTGATCGCGGCCGTGCGCGACTGCGCCCGCGCCGTCTCGCGGGATCTGGGCGCCGGCCGCTTCTGAGCACCCTGGCCCATACCCGCACGGCCCCCTACCGCTCCGCCGCCCCGCGCGGGTACGCCGTACGACCCCCGCCCGCCCCGCGCGGGTACACGGCGCGGGCCGCCCTCATGCCGCGCTCCGGGCCCCCACGCACCGGCGCGCCCACGCTCCCGCCGCACGCGGGGTAACGATCGCGTCGCGCACCGAGTCGTGGCCCACAGAACCCTTGACGCTTCCTTCACTCGGGGGAAACACTGCCGTTCAACGGTCGGCATTGTCGAACGCCTAACGGCAATACGCGTTAGGGTGTGACAGTGCCAAGGGCCGGTCAAGCCCTTACAGGTGGGTTGCCCACGCTTCGTGGATACCCATCTGGGGCGCGGAACACCGGCGGGACCGGTGGTCCGCTCTCCCCTGGACGAAGGACAAAGGAGTCGCGGGTGTCCAGCTCCGACATTTTCATCGGCGAGACCATAGGTACCGCCGTACTCATCCTGCTCGGCGGCGGTGTCTGTGCCGCCGTCACGCTGAAGAGCTCCAAGGCCCGTGACGCGGGCTGGCTCGCCATCACCTTCGGGTGGGGCTTCGCGGTGCTGACCGCCGCCTACCTCGCCGGCGGGGTGTCAGGCGCCCATCTGAACCCCGCGGTCACGGTCGGCCTGGCCATCCAGGGCGGTACCGAGTGGGGTCACGTTCCCCTCTACCTCGGCTCGCAGCTGCTCGGCGCGATGATCGGCGCCCTGCTGGTCTGGGCGGTCTACTACGGCCAGTTCCACGCCCACCTGACCGACCCGGAGATCGTCGGGGCGAAGTCCGCCGACGAGGGCATGGTCGACCGGGCCGCCGCCCCGAAGGCGGGCCCGGTGCTCGGGATCTTCTCCACCGGTCCGGAGATCCGCAACGGCGTGCAGAACGTGATCACCGAGATCATCGCCACGGTCGTGCTGGTCCTGGCGATCCTGACCCAGGGCCTCAACGACGAGGGCAACGGCCTCGGCGTGCTCGGCGCGCTGATCACCTCCCTGGTCGTCGTCGGCATCGGCCTCTCGCTCGGCGG
Proteins encoded in this window:
- a CDS encoding site-2 protease family protein — encoded protein: MDDSGDSGRPQPGSGGTGPGAGPGKPKRPADPGGGLLMGRPFGVPVYVAPSWFVVAALITWVFGGQLDRVLPELGGARYLVALFFAIAFYASVLVHELAHTVAALRYKLPVRRIQLQFFGGVSEIEKETETPGREFVLAFVGPLLSLVLGGVFYGAMQLVEPGTVPGVLLAGLMISNLIVAAFNLLPGLPLDGGRMLRAVVWKITGKPMSGTVAAAWVGRGLAVVVLVGLPLLTHTGTLGGDSQDIGGVETVMDALLAAILAGIIWTGAGNSLRVARLREHLPDLRARTLTRRAVPVESATPLSEALRRANEAGARALVVVDGQGNPKGLVREAAIVGVPEHRRPWVAVSGLAQDLTDGMRVPAELAGEALLDRLKATPATEYLVVEETGEIYGVLSTADVERAFVKAMARPGS
- the metH gene encoding methionine synthase; the protein is MASLPTSAADSRTRADALRDALATRVVVADGAMGTMLQAQDPTLEDFENLEGCNEILNITRPDIVRSVHEEYFAVGVDCVETNTFGANHSAANEYEIAHRIHELSESGARIAREVADEFTAEDGRQRWVLGSIGPGTKLPSLGHITYDVLRDGYQRNAEGLLAGGSDALIVETTQDLLQTKSSIIGARRAMDALGVQVPLICSLAFETTGVMLLGSEIGAALTALEPLGIDLIGLNCSTGPDEMSEHLRYLARHSRTPLMCMPNAGLPVLTKDGAHFPLGPEGLADAQEHFVRDYGLSLIGGCCGTTPEHLRAVVERARALSPTERDPRPEPGAASLYQHVPFRQDTAYLAIGERTNANGSKKFREAMLEARWDDCVEMARDQIREGAHMLDLCVDYVGRDGVADMTELAGRFATASTLPIVLDSTELPVLRAGLEKLGGRAVLNSVNYEDGDGPDSRFARVSALAAEHGAALIALTIDEEGQARTVEHKVAIAERLIDDLTTNWGIRESDILIDTLTFTICTGQEESRGDGIATIGAIRELKKRRPHVQTTLGLSNISFGLNPAARVVLNSVFLDECVKAGLDSAIVHASKILPIARLEEEQVKVALDLIYDRRAEGYDPLQKLMELFEGVNMKSMKAGKAEELMALPLDERLQRRIIDGEKNGLEADLDEALQDTPALDIVNNTLLEGMKVVGELFGSGQMQLPFVLQSAEVMKSAVAHLEPHMEKSDDEGKGTIVLATVRGDVHDIGKNLVDIILSNNGYNVVNLGIKQPVSAILEAAEEHRADVIGMSGLLVKSTVIMKENLEELNQRKMAADFPVILGGAALTRAYVEQDLHEIYEGEVRYARDAFEGLRLMDALIGVKRGVPGAALPELKQRRVPRKNTDAAVPEVQEPEGSVRSDVSTTNPVPEPPFRGTRVIKGIPLKEYASWLDEGALFKGQWGLKQARTGDGPTYEELVETEGRPRLRGWLDHLQSNNLLEAAVVYGYFPCVSKGEDLILLHEDGSERTRFTFPRQRRGRRLCLADFFRPEESGETDVVGLQIVTVGSRIGEATAELFAADSYRDYLELHGLSVQLAEALAEYWHARVRAELGFAGEDPAEVEDMFALKYRGARFSLGYGACPDLEDRAKIADLLQPERIGVHLSEEFQLHPEQSTDALVIHHPEAKYFNAR
- a CDS encoding response regulator transcription factor; this encodes MAIRVLLVDDQPLLRTGFRMILEAEGDLAVVGEAGDGLQAIDQVRALQPDVVLMDIRMPRMDGVEATRQITGPGKDGPAKVLVLTTFDLDEYVVEALRAGASGFLLKDAPAAELVQAIRVVAAGEAMLAPSITRRLLDKYADHLPSGEEPVPDALHTLTDRELEVLKLVARGLSNAEIAADLFVSETTVKTHVGHVLTKLGLRDRVQAAVYAYESGLVRPGAQ
- a CDS encoding IclR family transcriptional regulator; this translates as MAKNIQSLERAAAMLRLLAGGERRLGLSDIASSLGLAKGTAHGILRTLQLEGFVEQDAASGRYQLGAELLRLGNSYLDVHELRARALVWTDDLARSSGESVHLGVLHQHGVLIVHHVFRPDDSRQVLEVGAMQPLHSTALGKVLSAYDPVAHSEVMEAERRSFTGRTVTAADDFETMLDLVRAQGWAADAEETWEGVAAVAAPVHDRRRMPVGAVAVTGAVERVAPAGVLRPELIAAVRDCARAVSRDLGAGRF
- a CDS encoding HAD family phosphatase — translated: MTSTVPASLTRTAEGAALQAVLLDMDGTLVDTEGFWWDVEKEVFAGLGHRLEESWRDVVVGGPMTRSAGYLIDATGADIRLDELTVLLNDGFESRISRGVPLMPGAERLLAELAVHEVPTALVSASHRRIIDRVLDSVGHHHFALTVAGDEVTRTKPHPEPYLTAAAGFGADPWRCAVIEDTATGVAAAEAAGCRVVAVPSVAPIAPNVGRVVVGSLEDVDLAFLRKLITGTG
- a CDS encoding tRNA (adenine-N1)-methyltransferase; amino-acid sequence: MSEPTGAARRRGPFKVGDQVQLTDPKGRHYTFTLEAGKNFHTHKGSFPHDELIGAPEGSVVRTTGNVAYLALRPLLPDYVLSMPRGAAVVYPKDAGQILAFADIFPGARVVEAGVGSGSLSTFLLRAIGEQGMLHSYERREDFAEIAQQNVERYFGSPHPAWQLTVGDLQDNLSDTDVDRVVLDMLAPWECLEAVSKALVPGGILCAYVATTTQLSRTVESIREIGCFAEPQPWESMIRNWHVEGLAVRPDHRMIGHTGFLVTARRLADGVEPPQRRRRPSKGAYGEDYDGPNSRGGAATAGA
- a CDS encoding PD-(D/E)XK nuclease family protein translates to MQCPLLYRFRVIDRLPEKPSEAATRGTLVHAVLERLFDAPAADRTAPRARALVPGQWDRLLESKPELGELFDGDAGGERLTRWLGEAERLVERWFSLEDPTRLEPAEREMFVETELESGLRLRGVIDRVDVAPSGEVRIVDYKTGKAPRPEYAEGPLFQMTFYALVIWRLKGVVPRRLQLVYLGSGDVLTYDPVMADLERVERKLLALWDAIALATETGDWRPRPTKLCGWCDHRAVCPEFGGTPPVYPLSVRPADADEGDQGRMGPVRAEAGRAVALEGP